The following are encoded together in the Methanobrevibacter arboriphilus JCM 13429 = DSM 1125 genome:
- the afpA gene encoding archaeoflavoprotein AfpA gives MKTKKKIAWAVTGAGEKIEKTYETMVDIQEKYGDKVEIRVFVSNAGKQVLKFYRLFKKLKENFEYVSFEVNSNSPFLAGDVQLHKYEFLLVAPCTSNTVAKLASRIGDTMITNAVIMGQKSQVPVYIMPVDFKEGVTVTKIPNGNDLILELTKEDIDCVRKISNMNNTFVFEDTDEIYNIF, from the coding sequence ATGAAAACTAAAAAAAAGATTGCTTGGGCAGTAACTGGTGCTGGAGAAAAGATTGAGAAAACGTATGAAACAATGGTTGATATTCAGGAAAAGTATGGTGATAAAGTTGAAATTAGGGTTTTTGTTTCTAATGCTGGTAAACAAGTTTTAAAGTTTTATAGACTTTTTAAAAAGCTTAAAGAAAATTTTGAGTATGTTTCATTTGAAGTTAATTCTAATTCTCCTTTTTTAGCTGGGGATGTTCAGTTACATAAATATGAGTTTTTACTTGTTGCTCCTTGTACTTCTAACACAGTAGCTAAACTAGCAAGTAGGATTGGTGATACAATGATTACAAATGCAGTAATTATGGGTCAAAAATCACAAGTTCCAGTTTATATAATGCCAGTTGATTTTAAAGAAGGAGTAACTGTAACTAAAATTCCTAATGGTAATGATCTTATTCTTGAATTAACGAAAGAGGATATTGATTGTGTTAGAAAAATTTCAAATATGAATAATACTTTTGTATTTGAAGATACTGATGAGATTTACAATATTTTTTAA
- a CDS encoding AMP-binding protein — MSSLTKDFVNKVDFESYEDFKENFEFKIPENFNFAFDVVDRYAEEDPEKIALIWCNDHGDEEIFTFSDMKKYSNKTANFFKSLGIKKGDAVMLTLKNRFEFWFSMMALHKIGAIPIPATHMLKVKDMIYRIESADVDMILSLDEGDLIKDFDDAEKLIDSSKTIKKIFVGDKTGDKTIDGWLNFTKGINDASDVFDRPVGDEATKNDDKFLIYFSSGTCGQPKMVLHDFTYPIGHIITAKYWHNIVEDGIHHTSADTGWAKTSWGSLYGQWIAGTGLFIYDYDRFDALNLLEKVKEYKVNTFCAPPTIYRFLIKEDLSDYDFSNWTYATTAGEPLNPEVFNKFYEISGLKIREGFGQSETVVIIANFVWLEPRPGSMGKIAPTFNVEILDNGGNVVDIGDEGEITINITNGNPTGLFNEYYKNPEKNAESWYNGHYHSGDTAWIDEDDYLWFIGRTDDIIKSSGYRIGPFEVESALVSHPSVLECAITGFPDPVRGQVVKSTIVLAKGYEPSEELKKEIQNHVKQVTAPYKYPRIVEFVDELPKTISGKIKRKEIRIDDENK; from the coding sequence ATGTCATCACTTACTAAAGATTTTGTTAATAAGGTTGATTTTGAATCTTATGAGGATTTCAAGGAAAATTTTGAATTTAAGATTCCAGAAAATTTTAACTTTGCATTTGATGTTGTAGATAGATATGCTGAGGAGGATCCAGAAAAGATAGCTCTTATCTGGTGTAATGATCATGGAGATGAAGAGATTTTTACTTTTTCTGACATGAAGAAATATAGTAACAAAACAGCTAACTTCTTTAAGAGTTTAGGTATTAAAAAAGGAGATGCTGTAATGTTAACTTTAAAAAACCGTTTTGAATTTTGGTTTTCAATGATGGCTCTTCATAAAATAGGAGCAATACCTATACCTGCTACGCATATGTTGAAAGTTAAGGATATGATTTATAGGATAGAGAGTGCTGATGTTGATATGATTTTATCCTTAGATGAAGGTGACTTAATCAAAGATTTTGATGATGCAGAAAAATTAATTGATTCATCCAAAACGATTAAAAAAATTTTTGTTGGAGATAAAACTGGTGATAAAACTATTGATGGTTGGTTAAATTTTACTAAGGGTATTAATGATGCATCTGATGTTTTTGATAGGCCTGTTGGTGATGAAGCTACTAAAAATGATGATAAATTTTTAATTTATTTTTCTTCTGGGACTTGTGGTCAACCTAAAATGGTTTTACATGATTTTACTTATCCTATTGGTCATATAATTACTGCAAAATATTGGCATAATATTGTTGAGGATGGAATTCATCATACTTCTGCAGATACTGGTTGGGCTAAAACTAGTTGGGGATCTTTGTATGGTCAGTGGATAGCTGGTACTGGACTTTTTATTTATGACTATGATAGGTTTGATGCTTTAAATCTTCTTGAAAAGGTAAAAGAATATAAAGTAAATACTTTTTGTGCACCTCCTACTATCTACAGGTTTCTTATAAAAGAGGATTTATCAGATTATGATTTTAGTAATTGGACTTATGCTACAACAGCAGGCGAACCACTAAATCCTGAAGTATTTAACAAGTTTTATGAAATTTCTGGACTTAAAATAAGAGAAGGTTTTGGTCAAAGTGAAACTGTAGTGATTATAGCTAATTTCGTTTGGTTAGAACCACGTCCAGGGTCTATGGGCAAGATAGCTCCAACTTTTAATGTTGAAATTCTCGATAATGGTGGAAATGTTGTTGATATTGGTGATGAAGGTGAAATAACTATAAATATCACTAATGGTAATCCTACTGGATTATTTAATGAATATTACAAAAATCCTGAAAAAAATGCTGAATCTTGGTATAATGGGCATTATCATAGTGGGGATACTGCTTGGATTGATGAGGATGATTATTTATGGTTTATTGGAAGAACTGATGATATTATAAAGAGTTCTGGATATAGGATTGGTCCTTTTGAAGTTGAAAGTGCTTTAGTTTCTCATCCGAGTGTTTTAGAATGTGCAATCACTGGTTTTCCAGATCCTGTAAGGGGCCAAGTTGTTAAATCCACAATAGTCCTTGCAAAGGGTTATGAACCATCAGAAGAGCTGAAAAAAGAGATACAAAATCATGTAAAACAAGTTACAGCTCCTTATAAATATCCAAGAATTGTTGAATTTGTAGATGAGCTTCCAAAAACTATTAGTGGTAAAATTAAAAGAAAAGAAATTAGGATTGATGATGAAAATAAATAA
- a CDS encoding AMP-binding protein, with amino-acid sequence MSSLLKKFVNRVEFDSYEDFKNNFEFNVPENFNFAYDVVDRYADEDPEKIALLWCNDFGEEKKFTFKDIKNYSNKAANLIRNYGIKKGDKVMLTLKNRYEFWFSIIALHKIGAIPVPATHMLKKKDIIYRIDKATIDMVISVDDSELLSEFDKAELELGVKLKKLVVNSNEDSSNSEDSFVGWDDFREAIEKEDDSFIRPTGSDSTKNEDIMIIYFSSGTSGQPKMVGHDFRYPLAHIITSKYWHNAIENGIHHTSADTGWMKAVWGGLYGQWIVGTSVFIYDYDRFNALNLIEKIEKYQINTFCAPPTIYRFLIKEDLSKYDFSSLKYCTTAGEPLNPEVYNKVHEIFGLKLKEGFGQTETVISVANFIWMEPKPGSMGKPAPCFNVTLLNSNDNEVDVGDEGEISIETSNLPPGLFRGYYRNEEKTNEVWYDDYYHSGDTAWKDEDGFLWFVGRNDDIIKSSGYRIGPFEVESALISHPSVLECAITGTPDVVRGQVVKATVVLAKGYEPSDELKKELQNHVKNITAPYKYPRVVEFVDELPKTISGKIRRVQIRNEDKNK; translated from the coding sequence ATGTCATCTTTACTTAAAAAATTTGTTAATAGAGTTGAATTTGACTCTTATGAAGATTTTAAAAATAATTTTGAGTTTAATGTTCCAGAAAACTTTAATTTTGCTTATGATGTTGTTGATAGATATGCTGATGAGGATCCAGAAAAAATTGCATTATTATGGTGTAATGATTTTGGTGAAGAAAAAAAATTCACATTTAAGGATATAAAGAATTATTCTAATAAAGCAGCTAATTTAATAAGAAATTATGGCATCAAAAAAGGCGATAAGGTAATGTTAACATTGAAAAACCGTTATGAATTTTGGTTTTCTATCATTGCACTTCATAAAATTGGAGCTATTCCTGTTCCAGCTACGCACATGCTTAAGAAAAAAGATATTATTTATAGAATAGATAAAGCTACTATTGACATGGTTATATCGGTTGATGATTCTGAACTTCTTTCAGAATTCGATAAAGCAGAATTAGAACTTGGAGTTAAACTAAAAAAATTAGTGGTTAATTCTAATGAAGATTCTTCTAATAGTGAAGATTCATTTGTTGGCTGGGATGATTTTAGAGAAGCTATTGAAAAAGAAGATGATTCTTTTATTCGTCCTACTGGTAGTGATTCTACTAAAAATGAAGATATAATGATAATCTATTTTTCTTCTGGAACTTCTGGTCAGCCTAAAATGGTAGGTCATGATTTTAGATATCCATTAGCCCATATAATAACTTCTAAATATTGGCACAATGCTATTGAAAATGGAATACATCATACTTCTGCTGATACTGGCTGGATGAAGGCAGTTTGGGGTGGTTTATATGGTCAGTGGATTGTAGGAACTTCTGTATTTATTTATGATTATGATAGGTTCAATGCTTTAAATTTGATTGAAAAAATTGAAAAATATCAAATTAATACTTTTTGTGCCCCTCCAACAATATATAGATTCTTAATAAAAGAAGATCTTTCAAAATATGATTTTAGTAGTTTAAAATATTGTACAACAGCTGGCGAGCCATTAAACCCTGAAGTTTATAATAAAGTTCATGAAATTTTTGGTTTAAAACTAAAAGAAGGATTTGGTCAAACTGAAACTGTTATTAGTGTGGCTAATTTTATTTGGATGGAACCAAAGCCTGGATCAATGGGTAAACCTGCACCATGTTTTAATGTAACTTTATTAAATAGTAATGATAATGAAGTTGATGTTGGTGACGAGGGTGAGATATCTATTGAAACTTCTAATCTTCCTCCTGGTCTTTTTAGAGGATATTATAGAAATGAAGAAAAGACTAATGAAGTTTGGTATGATGATTATTATCATAGTGGAGATACTGCTTGGAAAGATGAAGATGGTTTCTTGTGGTTTGTGGGAAGAAATGATGATATTATAAAAAGTTCTGGATATAGGATTGGTCCTTTTGAAGTCGAAAGTGCTTTAATATCTCATCCAAGTGTTTTAGAATGTGCAATTACTGGTACTCCTGATGTTGTTAGAGGTCAAGTTGTTAAAGCAACCGTTGTTCTTGCTAAAGGATATGAACCTTCGGATGAACTTAAAAAAGAGCTTCAAAACCATGTTAAAAACATAACTGCTCCTTATAAATATCCTAGAGTTGTTGAATTTGTAGATGAGCTTCCAAAGACTATTAGTGGTAAAATTAGAAGAGTTCAAATAAGAAATGAAGATAAAAATAAATAG
- a CDS encoding geranylgeranyl reductase family protein, translating to MSFDYDVAIVGGGPIGSTLAYKIAKEGYKVAILDKKKEIGIPLQCAGIVSKNLMDVNEIPDNLILNSVKGAYLHSSNNTLKVEKNHTEAFIIDRIAYDKFLAERAVNNGVKFFNQYKVTYIDSENGIIRCQNNMEVSAKVIVGADGSKSFVSSLLNEKFNYFNASQYLVEINTSSRANIIDTNAVEFVDLFAISKILPGFLWCIPTSDSSFRVGLFSNNSYKDQKEILNSFLATDERFKESSIIEKYHGKIPIFDKNKKIVKDRILLIGDAASQLKPTTGGGLVIGFDTTNLAKDAIIKSLDNDNINFLKDYEQNFKKKYAKELNYQIRVQKTLENLSDNDLDYMFTKLKEKNAEEIISKYGDMDKQSILVKEFIKRGLIFSIIPKVFFRKLISIWSL from the coding sequence ATGAGTTTTGACTATGATGTGGCTATTGTAGGTGGAGGGCCTATTGGTTCAACTTTAGCTTATAAAATAGCTAAAGAAGGGTATAAAGTAGCTATTTTAGATAAAAAAAAGGAAATTGGAATTCCTTTACAATGTGCTGGTATTGTTAGTAAAAATTTGATGGATGTAAATGAAATTCCAGATAATTTAATATTAAATAGTGTTAAAGGTGCATACTTACATTCTTCTAATAATACTTTAAAAGTGGAAAAAAATCATACAGAGGCATTTATAATTGATCGAATAGCTTATGACAAGTTTTTAGCTGAAAGAGCTGTTAATAACGGTGTTAAATTTTTTAATCAATATAAGGTTACATATATTGATTCTGAAAATGGTATAATCAGATGTCAAAACAATATGGAAGTTTCTGCGAAAGTTATAGTTGGTGCAGATGGGTCTAAATCATTTGTTTCTAGCTTACTTAATGAAAAATTTAATTATTTCAATGCATCTCAATATCTCGTGGAAATCAATACTTCTTCTAGAGCTAATATAATTGATACTAATGCTGTTGAATTTGTTGATCTTTTTGCTATTTCTAAAATTTTACCAGGATTTTTATGGTGTATTCCAACATCAGATTCAAGTTTTAGAGTAGGTTTGTTTTCAAACAATTCATACAAGGATCAAAAAGAAATATTAAATTCTTTTTTAGCTACTGATGAAAGATTTAAAGAATCTTCTATAATTGAAAAATATCATGGTAAGATACCTATTTTTGATAAAAATAAGAAAATTGTAAAGGACAGGATATTACTCATTGGAGATGCTGCATCTCAATTAAAGCCTACTACTGGTGGAGGACTTGTTATTGGCTTTGATACAACTAATTTAGCTAAAGATGCAATTATAAAATCTTTGGATAATGATAATATTAATTTTTTAAAAGATTATGAACAGAATTTTAAAAAGAAGTATGCTAAAGAGCTTAATTATCAGATAAGAGTCCAAAAAACTCTTGAAAATCTTTCTGATAATGATTTAGATTATATGTTCACTAAGTTGAAAGAGAAAAACGCTGAGGAAATTATATCTAAATATGGTGATATGGATAAACAATCGATTCTTGTAAAAGAATTTATAAAAAGAGGTTTAATTTTTTCAATTATTCCTAAAGTTTTCTTTAGGAAGCTTATATCAATTTGGAGTTTATAA
- a CDS encoding helix-turn-helix domain-containing protein, whose amino-acid sequence MFILNDIVKDIGFRVKELRNLSDISINQIATYLGIDENEYLNYESGEKDIPVGVLYEISQILKVDMGLLVSGEETRMHIFNITRAGKGIPVERREGYKCENLADRFIHKKLETLTVTVEPNDEKPPMNHHPGQEFNYVLEGSLMLYIHNREIILNEGDSIFFDSNYEHAMKALNNENAKFLAVIAQ is encoded by the coding sequence GTGTTTATATTGAATGATATAGTTAAAGATATTGGATTTAGAGTAAAAGAGCTTAGAAATCTTTCTGATATATCTATAAATCAAATTGCTACTTATTTGGGTATTGATGAAAATGAATATCTAAACTATGAATCTGGTGAAAAAGATATTCCTGTTGGTGTTTTATATGAGATATCTCAAATATTAAAGGTTGATATGGGGCTTTTAGTTTCTGGTGAAGAAACAAGAATGCATATTTTTAATATTACACGTGCTGGAAAAGGAATTCCAGTCGAAAGACGTGAAGGTTATAAATGCGAAAATTTAGCTGACAGATTTATTCATAAAAAACTTGAAACTCTGACAGTAACTGTTGAACCAAATGATGAAAAGCCTCCTATGAACCATCATCCAGGTCAAGAGTTTAATTATGTTTTAGAAGGCTCTTTAATGCTATATATTCATAATCGTGAGATTATTTTAAATGAAGGAGACTCAATATTTTTTGATTCAAATTATGAACATGCTATGAAAGCTTTGAATAATGAAAATGCTAAATTTTTAGCAGTCATTGCACAATAA
- a CDS encoding helix-turn-helix domain-containing protein — protein sequence MNETIKDIGARVKELRNLSDFTTKEMADVCNVSEDEYISYENGEKDIPASVLYEIAHKFKVDMGLLLTGEETRMHIFNVTRKNEGVSVERRKQYKYENLAEKFIHKKGETFIVTVEPKDITAAEPSKNTHPGQEFNYILEGSLKLYIHDNEIILNEGDSIFFDSNYEHAMKALNDKPARFLAVIL from the coding sequence TTGAATGAAACTATTAAAGATATTGGTGCTAGAGTAAAAGAACTTAGGAATTTATCTGATTTTACTACTAAAGAGATGGCTGATGTATGTAATGTAAGTGAAGATGAATATATTAGCTATGAAAATGGTGAAAAAGATATTCCTGCAAGTGTTTTATATGAAATAGCTCATAAGTTTAAAGTTGATATGGGTCTACTTTTGACTGGTGAAGAAACAAGAATGCATATCTTCAATGTTACTAGGAAAAATGAAGGAGTTTCTGTAGAGCGTAGAAAACAATATAAATATGAAAATCTCGCTGAAAAATTTATTCATAAGAAAGGTGAGACTTTTATTGTAACCGTTGAACCAAAAGACATTACCGCTGCTGAACCTTCTAAAAATACCCATCCTGGTCAAGAGTTTAATTATATCTTAGAAGGGTCTTTAAAATTATATATTCATGATAATGAAATTATTTTAAATGAAGGAGACTCTATCTTTTTTGATTCAAATTATGAACATGCAATGAAAGCATTAAATGATAAACCTGCTAGATTTTTGGCTGTAATATTATAG